The Bubalus bubalis isolate 160015118507 breed Murrah chromosome 18, NDDB_SH_1, whole genome shotgun sequence genome contains a region encoding:
- the LOC102404259 gene encoding CKLF-like MARVEL transmembrane domain-containing protein 2: MVPRAHSPRLAGKTDVAALRGSRDPRRHILVATRVPGGPGLSAGSDSCVCPRGRGGAQPLGRDAGSQGRAGRRRARFRATGPFRHHQAQGSTMDAEKDNPPSRASKSRGPPARSVRIAEGPHPERSSRSTLSEHGVSAAPSAYILKQPSTPATLSQEEKEAIQKRAEGRAKVPPKFRDSIKRFFFSPTGALKIIRLGLLIGSFIFFIIAEAPESYIAITILETCIVVFFILIYMLTLHHLMTYLHWPLLDLINSFITAVFLVIVAILAIQEKERRHLFYIGGALCLTAATVCVIDATLVTKTMRNNLKKALGIKMITSGPSAPEPTPLTRIPTRGGPNAPTRATVKQRSQWQPPSKATSQEEPWWTPMKKTPPTPSSGYSRR, from the exons ATGGTCCCCAGAGCCCACTCCCCTCGGCTGGCTGGCAAGACGGACGTGGCGGCATTGCGGGGATCTCGAGATCCCCGGCGTCACATCCTGGTGGCTACGAGGGTGCCTGGGGGGCCGGGTTTATCCGCGGGGAGCGACAGCTGCGTGTGCCCTCGAGGGAGAGGCGGTGCGCAGCCGTTGGGGCGAGACGCTGGTTCCCAGGGGAGGGCTGGCCGCCGCCGTGCAAGGTTCAGAGCCACAGGGCCCTtcagacaccaccaggcccaggGGTCCACCATGGATGCTGAAAAGGACAACCCACCTTCGAGGGCCTCGAAATCCAGGGGGCCTCCCGCGCGCTCTGTACGCATCGCAGAGGGGCCGCATCCCGAGCGCTCGAGTCGATCCACACTCTCCGAGCACGGCGTCAGCGCGGCACCCTCAGCATACATACTCAAGCAGCCTTCAACCCCCGCGACCCTCAgccaagaagagaaggaggccaTCCAAAAGCGTGCTGAGGGCCGGGCCAAAGTCCCGCCCAAATTCAGGGACAGCATCAAGCGTTTTTTCTTCTCGCCCACAGGAGCCTTGAAGATCATTAGGCTG GGCCTTCTCATAgggtcattcatttttttcatcattgCCGAAGCCCCAGAGTCCTACATAGCAATCACCATTCTGGAAACCTGCATCgttgtttttttcattctaataTATATGCTAACCCTTCACCACTTGATGACTTATTTACATTGGCCCTTACTT GATCTTATCAACAGTTTCATTACTGCAGTGTTCCTTGTAATAGTCGCCATCTTGGCgatacaagaaaaggaaagaaggcatTTGTTCTATATTGGAGGG GCCCTATGTCTCACAGCAGCAACCGTGTGTGTCATCGATGCGACTCTGGTCACCAAGACGATGAGGAATAACTTGAAAAAAGCCCTGGGAATCAAAATGATAACCAGTGGACCCTCGGCTCCGGAACCCACCCCACTCACAAGGATACCCACAAGGGGAGGCCCAAACGCACCTACAAGGGCAACTGTGAAGCAACGCAGCCAGTGGCAGCCACCCTCGAAAGCAACCTCACAGGAGGAACCTTGGTGGACGCCTATGAAAAAAACCCCGCCAACTCCTTCCTCCGGCTACTCTCGCCGCTGA